In Gambusia affinis linkage group LG08, SWU_Gaff_1.0, whole genome shotgun sequence, a single window of DNA contains:
- the LOC122836056 gene encoding troponin I, fast skeletal muscle-like: MSEGKKMTSSRRHQLKSLMLQIATKWLEEEKKSIAAAKEVYLAENCPPPDLNGDMDALTEICKQLHAAIDKIDEARYDAEAKVQKADKEVEDLKLKVVDLAGVKKPALKKVRMSADAMLKALLGSKHTVNMDLRANLKQVKKETKEEPTEAIGDWRKNIEDKADRKKMFESS, encoded by the exons ATGTCTGA gggaaagaaaatgacatCGAGCCGCAGGCATCAACTGAAG AGCCTGATGCTGCAAATTGCTACCAAATGGCTCGAGGAGGAGAAGAAGTCAATTGCAGCTGCAAAAGAGGTCTACCTTGCCGAGAACTGCCCACCACCTGACCTCAATGGAGACATGGATGCCCTCACG GAAATCTGCAAGCAGCTCCATGCTGCCATTGACAAGATTGATGAGGCGAGGTATGATGCAGAGGCCAAAGTTCAGAAGGCTGATAAAGAG GTTGAGGATCTGAAGTTGAAGGTGGTGGATCTGGCTGGAGTGAAGAAGCCAGCCCTGAAGAAGGTGCGTATGTCCGCCGATGCCATGCTGAAGGCTCTGCTGGGCTCCAAACACACTGTCAACATGGACCTGAGGGCCAACCTGAAGCAGGTCAAGAAGGAGACCAAAGAGGAG CCAACAGAGGCGATTGGTGACTGGCGTAAGAACATTGAGGACAAGGCCGACAGGAAGAAGATGTTTGAGTCCTCCTAA
- the LOC122836057 gene encoding troponin I, fast skeletal muscle-like translates to MSEKKMTSSRRHHLKSLVLSVAATWLEKEKKDLIVAKEAYMAENCPAPNLSGDQATLMETCKKLHALIDKVDEERYDLEAKVGKADKEIEELKIKVVDLAGVKKPALKKVRMSADAMLKALLGSKHTVNLDLRANLKQVKKETKEESTEAVGDWRKNIEDKADRKKMFESA, encoded by the exons ATGTCTGA GAAGAAGATGACTTCCAGCCGCAGGCACCACCTGAAG AGTTTGGTTCTGTCAGTGGCTGCAACCTGGCttgagaaggagaagaaggatcTAATTGTAGCCAAGGAGGCCTACATGGCTGAGAACTGTCCTGCACCAAACCTCAGTGGAGACCAGGCCACCCTCATG GAAACCTGCAAAAAGTTACACGCTCTCATCGACAAAGTGGATGAAGAGAGGTATGACTTGGAAGCCAAAGTTGGCAAGGCTGATAAAGAG ATTGAGGAACTGAAGATCAAAGTGGTGGATCTGGCTGGAGTGAAGAAGCCCGCCCTGAAGAAGGTGCGTATGTCTGCCGACGCCATGCTGAAGGCTCTGCTGGGCTCCAAACACACGGTCAACCTGGACCTGAGGGCCAACCTGAAGCAGGTCAAGAAGGAGACCAAAGAGGAG TCCACAGAGGCAGTGGGTGACTGGCGTAAGAACATTGAGGACAAAGCTGACAGAAAGAAGATGTTTGAGAGCGCTTAA